The Castor canadensis chromosome X, mCasCan1.hap1v2, whole genome shotgun sequence genome includes a region encoding these proteins:
- the LOC109702880 gene encoding heat shock transcription factor, X-linked member 3-like has protein sequence MDTQTTEAVGELPASEVPSNSSVNLNMDSTEVLDECGDQIMREDTAFQENSEPEDQNQGVANEEGKSNLLRLSFPRKLWMIVENKSFKSVCWNDDGDTVIIDVDLFQKEILNKRGAERIFETDSLKTFIHQLNLHGFRKIRPNSSAIKSQENRRMMIYCNANFQRDNPGLLENIWRKGDLRTPVRQVTCIPTTDMNSAEHTTCAPIPKRKKLQSMRCSPEFHHKTEEKNNEEPQREVPNNPGPRGSVPVYLLENWCPLDSKVPDGEVTSADVMFVPPVTVGMEGTGEVSSSSSVFPNYGSVTYLYNICYCILLVALSAISQNEFLNYEEDDEQLEGSSESTCTQCDQFKDNLNP, from the exons ATGGATACTCAGACTACTGAAGCTGTTGGTGAACTGCCAGCAAGTGAGGTCCCATCTAATTCTTCTGTCAATCTGAATATGGATTCAACAGAGGTGTTGGATGAATGTGGTGACCAAATCATGAGGGAAGATACAGCCTTCCAAGAGAACTCAGAACCAGAAGACCAAAACCAAGGTGTGGCCAATGAGGAAGGCAAGAGCAATCTTCTCAGACTCTCCTTCCCCAGAAAGCTCTGGATGATAGTGGAGAACAAATCATTCAAATCTGTGTGCTGGAATGATGATGGAGACACCGTGATCATCGATGTGGACCTTTTCCAGAAGGAGATTCTTAACAAGAGAGGGGCAGAGAGGATTTTTGAAACAGACAGCTTGAAGACGTTCATTCATCAGCTGAATCTCCATGGGTTCAGGAAGATACGCCCAAACAGCTCTGCCATTAAGTCTCAGGAGAACAGGAGAATGATG atttattGCAATGCCAATTTTCAGAGAGATAATCCAGGGCTCCTTGAGAATATCTGGAGAAAAGGGGACCTCAGAACCCCTGTTCGGCAAGTGACCTGTATACCAACTACAGATATGAACTCTGCTGAGCACACAACCTGTGCGCCAATTCCAAAGAGAAAGAAGCTGCAATCTATGAGATGCTCTCCAGAGTTCCATCATAAAACCGAGGAAAAAAACAATGAGGAACCCCAGAGGGAAGTCCCCAACAACCCAGGACCCAGAGGCAGTGTCCCTGTATATCTCCTGGAAAACTGGTGCCCTCTGGATTCAAAAGTCCCAGATGGGGAGGTCACCTCTGCAGATGTCATGTTTGTGCCTCCAGTTACTGTTGGAATGGAAGGCACAGGGGAAGTGTCCAGCAGTTCCTCAGTGTTCCCCAATTATGGTTCTGTCACGTATTTGTACAACATTTGCTATTGCATCCTGCTGGTTGCTCTCTCAGCCATATCCCAAAATGAGTTCCTTAACTATGAGGAAGACGATGAGCAGCTGGAGGGAAGCTCAGAATCCACGTGTACACAATGTGATCAGTTTAAGGACAATCTAAATCCATGA